The genomic region TTTCCAAGGAGATTGCGAAGCAGTACAAGAAGCTGGGCGTAAAGATCTTGACCGGCTACAAGACCACCTCCATCAAGGACAACGGCGATGATGTCACCGTTGACATTGAATCCAAGGATGGCTCCAAGACGGATACCTTGACCGTGGATCGCTGCATGGTCTCCATTGGTTTCGCACCTCGCACTGAGGGCTTTGGCCTGGAAAACACCGGCGTGAAGCTCACCGAGCGCGGCGCAATCGATATTGATGATCGCATGCGCACCAACGTTGATGGCATCTACGCTATCGGTGACGTTACCGCGAAGCTGCAGCTGGCTCACGTGGCAGAAGCACAGGGCATTGTCGCAGCAGAGACCATCGCTGACGCTGAGACCCAAGAGCTGGGTGACTACATGATGATGCCTCGCGCAACATTCTGTAACCCACAGGTTGCGTCCTTCGGCTACACCCTGGAGCAGGCAAAGGAAAAGTTCCCTGACCGTGAGTTCAAGGAATCCACCTTCCCGTTCTCCGCTAACGGCAAGGCAGTCGGCATGAACGAAACCGCTGGCTTCGTCAAGCTGGTTGCTGACACCGAATTCGGTGAGCTAATTGGTGGCCACATGGTAGGCGCCAACGTGTCTGAGCTCATGCCAGAGCTGGCCCTCGCGCAGCGCTTTGATCTGACCGCAGACGAAATCAGCCGCAGCGTTCACATCCACCCAACGATGTCTGAGGCAATGAAGGAAGCTGCCCACGGTATCGCTGGACACATGATCAACCTGTAAGTATCTCCATCTGAGATTTCTACATGATCGCTTTCAGGGCGGTGTACTCCACTTAGTGGGTACACCGCCCTGAGTCGATCGTATAGCTAGTGTGAACGCTTAGGGGCTCTTCCGGTTCTAGAGTGTATCGGTGAGTTCTGACCGGGTTGGGTGCGGCAGATTGGTAAACGAGCCTCTTGTCGGTGATGGTTTAGGTGTCGAATCTATCCATTGACCAACAAGGGGCTCTTACTCGTGGGTTCTACTAGTAATGTCATCGCTGACACCATCTGCCGCACCGCAGAACTAGTTCTAGCGATTACCGGCGCTAGCGATCCCGGCGAATACACACTGATCGAAGCAGACGCCACCGCCTATATCGATAGATGTCCTACCTGCGATAACACCGGTATATTTCGTGACCACGTGCTGCGGACGTTAATGAATCTGCCTATTGTTGAATTCCCTACCAGGCTGCATGTGCGCCTGCCGCGCTATCGCTGCACGATGAGAGGCTGTCGGGTGAAGTTCTACCAGGCACAACTAGCGTGCGCCGAAGCCAATAAATAGGTCATCCACCGGGTCACCCGCTGGATATTACAACGCCTCGCGGTTGACCGTATGAGCATTTCCGCGACTGCGAAAACGCTCGGCATCGGCCGCGTTTTAACCTGCCAGCTAGCAATCGATATGTGCCGTGAGCTGGTCTATGACGACCCCGTACATCTAAACGGTGTCCAAGTTATCGGTGCCGATGAGTATAAATGGTCGCACAACCGACAAGTTCATGGGTCAGGCTTTGTGACCGTCAATGTTGATATGCCCCGCCATTACTGCGATAGCACGTCCCCAGCGAGGTTGCTTGATGTGGTGAAAGGCCGCAGCGCCGATGCACTGCGAGCGTGGCTTGCACACCGAAGCCCAGCATTTCGTCATCAGGTACGCATTGCGGCGATGGATGGATTCCAAGGCTATGCCACCGCGAGTAAAGAACTTTTACCCCGCGCCAAGCGGGTTATGGATCCATTCCATGTCGTGCGCTTGGCCGGTGACAAGCTCACCACATACCGGCAACGACTCCAACGTGAGAAATACCAGCGTCATGGACGCATACACGACCCGTTGTATAAAAACCGGAAAACCTTGTTGACCACGCAGAAATGGCTAGCGGAGAAACAACAAGCCCGCCTGGATGAAATCTGGGCCTACGGCAATTACTACGGGGCCATTAAAAATGACGTGGCTGGCCTACCAGGGCATTATTGACTGCGATCAGATGAGTGACAAACGCAAGGCCAAAGCCCGCATGCGCGAGATCATCGACTCATTGTGTGCACTCAACAACGCGAATAAAGAACTTGCACAACTTGGCCGCAGCCGCACTAAACGCCTTGGTGATGTCCTGGCATTTTTCGACGTAGGAGGGGTATCAAACGGATCCTGTTGAAGCTATCAACGGGCGCTTAGAGCATCTCAGTGGCATCGCGCTCGGATTTCGCAACTCAACCACTACATCCTGCGCAGCCTCATCCACTCCGGACAACTCACCCACAAAATCAATGCACTCTAAAACCGGAAGAGCCGGTAATGCGTTTGTATCAGTGCCGCCTGTCGTAATCCTAGGACCGGCACACAATCTCGGTTGGCTGAGTTTTGGTGTCGTTATAGCAATAAGTGATAGCAGGTTCTATGGGTCTATTCTGAAACGGGAAGTTCAAATACCTGCGGAGATTTCACTATTCCTATACTGTGAATAAGGATTTGATAAGTTCCTCACAGGTATTTTCTAGGAGAGCTTAATGCTGTCACGCCTCATAAGTCCACTTCTCAGTTTAGTCGTGATATTCACGATTTTCAGTGCGCCGTCCCCTGTGTTAGCGCAATCTCTACCCAAGTCGGAACCTCTATCTCCGGTGACTGAACTTAGCGGTGAAAATTCATCAGGCCAACAACCGGATTCGCAAGATCTTCTCACCGAGAGGATTGAAAGTCCAATACTTCCCGATTGGGCTAAAGAGCCTTACGGTGAAATTGTAGAACCAGAATTGCCTCCAGATGAGACATTTGATTGGTCGCCTACTGACTCTCCAAACCGCACCGTGGTGGCAGGTCAAATGCGCAGCGATTATGAAAGGATTCCAGAAGGGTTTACTAAGGAAGAGGCGGATCTCGCGGAGGTGAAGGAGGCACAGATTGAGCAAGAGACAAGTACGAGATTGAATTCGACTACAGGATGTCAAGTGTACTGGCCTTCGCCTTATGAAGTTTGTGGTGCAATTCGCATTCTCTATAATTCAATTGGCGGTCCCCGAAGTTTCCTAACTTTTCCCAAAAGTGGTGAATTGAAGAACCCCGATGGTGTCGGTCGGAGAACTGAGTTTGTAAATGGGTTCATATATTGGCATCCAACCCATGGAGCTCATACAGTTAGTATTCCTGCGACAGTTGTGTGGTCTGCTAATGGGTGGGAACGTGGGCATTTTGGTTACCCAGTAACTAATGATATTGCGCTTGGCGACGGCTGGTTTAAGCAACAGTACGAAGGCGGTTACATTTATACGCGAAATTCAGTTCCAGCAGTTCAGGCCGGAATTCAAGGCCGAATCTATGATAAATGGGCTGAACTTGGTGCTCAGGAGAGCTCTTTGGGCTATCCAATTGCGAGTGAAGAGGATATGCCAGACGGGATTGGAAAGTACAGTCTGTTTCAGCAGGGCATGATGATCTGGCACCCACAACATGGGGCGCACGCCATAACTGGTGATGTGCTACTTCAGTGGGTGTATTCGGGAGTCGTTGCAGAATCGATGGGGTACCCTACTGATGATCCGTTGGATTTTGAAGACAGTTGGAAGAAGCAAGAGTTCGAAGGAGGGGCAATCTATGGTAATCAACTCGACGAATTCTTTCCTGCTTTCAACCCAAACTCTGGCGAAGGTTTTGAGGCGTCAATGTTAAGAAGCCCAAACAGTGCTGGAGGCAACGACTATACAGACAAGATTCTAATGCAATCGAAGGATGGATGCGACGAGGATATTGTTCTGCGTCGTGGATGGTATAACCCTGAAGCTGGCCGTGGAGGTCCATGGGGATATGACAAGATTGTTCATAAGCATGGAATTTGGAGTATCTGGTCAATTAAAACAGTTCTCGAGAATTCATGCGTTAATAGGAGGGAAGGAGACGATGCGGTTTACGAGGAAATGGTATATGAAGTCGAGTGCTCCGACCCGGCTTGTGCAGTATTCCGCCCAACAGGAGAAAGCTTCCAATATCGAGCGATAAAAGAAACGACGATCTACATTGGTGGTGCCACAGAGACTCGAGGAATTAAGACCCTTTATCCGGTACGTAACACAGGTACACACGGCAACAGTGACGTAGCACCTCGATGGTTTAGTACACAAATTCCTACGCTAAATCTATGGTAATGCGACAACTAGAACCCTTCAATGTCCGCAAGATGGCCGAATATGTTGACGGGCTCCTGAAACGCCAACTGGAAAGCGAGAATATCTATATTTGGCGAGGTCGAAGGCATATACCAAAGCTTTCTACAGCAGCAGTTTGGTGGATGAATGACGAGCTGTACACGGTCATAAGAATTGAAACAGAAATGGGAATTGCCTACGTCGGCTATATTTCAAATCTGATTTTGGTAGAACCTGGAAACTTCGAGGTTAGTTTAGAACAATTCAATGCCCAACAATTGTGGTCGGGACAACTTGCCGGAGACTATCTTATAGGTGCTGCTAGGTTTGATGACCAAGATCTAATTGTTTGGAAAGCTGCTGAGGATTCAGACAGGGCCCCGGCTACCTGGCAGGAATTACATTGCAACTTGCGTGCGGAAGCACAGATTTGGCTTCCAGGTTAAGGGAGAGATTGCGGATAGGGTTTGTGATCTGGGAATCTGAAAAATCGTTCGAGGGTCTGGCGCGACCGGGGCAGGACCTCTTACTGGCTCTTCCGGTTTTAGAGTGCATTGATTTTGTGGGTGAGTTGTC from Corynebacterium ammoniagenes DSM 20306 harbors:
- a CDS encoding LGFP repeat-containing protein; its protein translation is MTELSGENSSGQQPDSQDLLTERIESPILPDWAKEPYGEIVEPELPPDETFDWSPTDSPNRTVVAGQMRSDYERIPEGFTKEEADLAEVKEAQIEQETSTRLNSTTGCQVYWPSPYEVCGAIRILYNSIGGPRSFLTFPKSGELKNPDGVGRRTEFVNGFIYWHPTHGAHTVSIPATVVWSANGWERGHFGYPVTNDIALGDGWFKQQYEGGYIYTRNSVPAVQAGIQGRIYDKWAELGAQESSLGYPIASEEDMPDGIGKYSLFQQGMMIWHPQHGAHAITGDVLLQWVYSGVVAESMGYPTDDPLDFEDSWKKQEFEGGAIYGNQLDEFFPAFNPNSGEGFEASMLRSPNSAGGNDYTDKILMQSKDGCDEDIVLRRGWYNPEAGRGGPWGYDKIVHKHGIWSIWSIKTVLENSCVNRREGDDAVYEEMVYEVECSDPACAVFRPTGESFQYRAIKETTIYIGGATETRGIKTLYPVRNTGTHGNSDVAPRWFSTQIPTLNLW
- the lpdA gene encoding dihydrolipoyl dehydrogenase, whose protein sequence is MTNEHYDVVVIGAGPGGYVSAIRAAQLGKKVAVVEKQYWGGVCLNVGCIPSKALLKNAEVAYTFNHEAKDFGISGDVSFDFGAAHKRSRKVSEGIVKGVHYLMKKNKITEIDGLGTFKDAKTLEITEGNDQGKTITFDNAIIATGSVVRSLPGVEIGGNIVSYEEQILDGEAPNSMVIVGAGAIGMEFAYVLANYGVDVTIVEFMDRVLPNEDKAVSKEIAKQYKKLGVKILTGYKTTSIKDNGDDVTVDIESKDGSKTDTLTVDRCMVSIGFAPRTEGFGLENTGVKLTERGAIDIDDRMRTNVDGIYAIGDVTAKLQLAHVAEAQGIVAAETIADAETQELGDYMMMPRATFCNPQVASFGYTLEQAKEKFPDREFKESTFPFSANGKAVGMNETAGFVKLVADTEFGELIGGHMVGANVSELMPELALAQRFDLTADEISRSVHIHPTMSEAMKEAAHGIAGHMINL